The nucleotide sequence CCTGGTCCGCCATGCCGACGCGGTCCAGCACCTCCAGCGCCTCGGCGCGGAAGCGGCCGGCCGCCGGGCGCCACAGGCCGAACAGGGCACGGGCCTTCGACAGCAGGACCATCTGGACATTCTCCGCCACCGTCATGGAGGCGAAGGTGGCGGTGATCTGGAAGGTGCGGCCGACGCCCAGGTCCCAGATGCGCCGCGGCGGCAGCCCGACCAGCGGCGTGCCGTCGAGCGTGACGCTGCCCTCGTCGGGGCGGAGCTGGCCGTTCAGCAGGTTGAAGCAGGTGCTCTTGCCCGCCCCGTTGGGGCCGATCAGCGCCAGCAGCTCCCCGCCGTCGAGCGTGAAGGACACGCCGCGCACCGCCTTCACCCCGCCGAAGGAGCGGTGCAGGTTCTCCACCACCAGCCGGCTCACGACGCGCCTCCGCCCATCCGTTCCCGCAGGAAGCCGACGACGCCCTTGGGGAACGCCAGCACCAGCGCCAGGATGACGACGCCGAGCGCCAGTCGCCACAGGTCGGTCAGCCGCATCACCTCGGCCTCCAGCAGGTGGAAGAGGGCGGCGCCGGCCACCGGGCCGGACAGCGTCTGCAGCCCGCCCAGCAGGACCATCACCAGCCCGTCCACCGACATCGGCACCGCCAGCAGGGTGGGGAAGACGCTGCCCTTGGCGAAGGCGTAGAGCCCGCCGCCGAAGCCGGCGGCAGCCCCGGCGAGGCCGAAGGCCGCCCACTGGTGCGCCCGCACGTCGATGCCCACCGCCTCCGCCCGCAGCGCCGAATCGCGCCCGGCCCGCAGCGCATAGCCGAAGGGGGCGAAGGCGGCCCGCCGCAGCAGGGCCAGCGCGCCGCCGCAGAGCGCCAGCGTCAGCAGGTAGAAGGCCGGCTTGCCCGCCGCCCAGCCCGGCGGCCAGATGCCGAGCAGGCCGTTGTCGCCGCCCGTCACCTCGTACCACTGGAAGGCGACCGACCAGACGATCTGCGCGAAGGCCAGCGTCAGCATGGCGAAATAGAGACCGGAGCGGCGCACGCAGAACCAGCCCGCCGCCAGCGCCCCGGCGCCGGCCAGCAGCGGCGCGGCGGCCAGCGCCAGCGGCATCGGGGCGGCCAGATGCTTCACCGCGAGCGCCGCGCCATAGGCGCCCAGCCCGAACCAGGCGGCATGGCCGAAGGACACCAGCCCGCCCAGCCCGATCAGCAGGTGGAGGCTTGCCGCGAAGAGGGCGAGGATCACCATCTCCGTCAGGACGATCAGCGTGTAGTCGCCGGCCGCCAGCGGCGCCAGGGCCAGCAGCCCCAGCAGCAGGGCCGGCGCCCGGCCCCGCCATCCCGTGGCGGCGACCAGCGGCGGGCCGGGATTGGCGGCGGTCGGCGGCACCTCCTCCGCCCGGCCGAGCAGACCGTGCGGGCGCAGGACAAGCACCACCGCCATGAACAGGAAGACCAGCACCAGGGTGATCTGCGGGAAGACCAGGATGCCGAAGGCCTGAAGTTGGCCGATCAGCAGCGAGGCGAGGAAGGCGCCCGGCAGGCTGCCCATGCCGCCGACCACCACCACCACGAAGGCCTCCACCACGATGGCCATGTCCATGTGCAGGGTCACCGCCTCGCGCGGGACCTGCAGCGCGCCGCCGAGACCGGCCAGCGCCGAGCCGAGGAACAGCACGCCGGTGAACAGGGTCGCCTGGTTGACGCCGAGCGCCGCGGTCATCTCGCGGTCCTGGGTGGCGGCGCGGACCAGCGTGCCCCAGCGCGTGCGGTTGAACAGCAGCCACAGCGCCCCCAGCACCAGCGGCCCCAGCGCCACCAGCACGAGGTCGTAGAGCGGGAAGGGCTGTCCCAGGATCTCGACCGAGCCCTTGAGGCCCGGTGCCCGGCGGCCCA is from Azospirillum thermophilum and encodes:
- a CDS encoding ABC transporter ATP-binding protein — protein: MSRLVVENLHRSFGGVKAVRGVSFTLDGGELLALIGPNGAGKSTCFNLLNGQLRPDEGSVTLDGTPLVGLPPRRIWDLGVGRTFQITATFASMTVAENVQMVLLSKARALFGLWRPAAGRFRAEALEVLDRVGMADQADRPCAVLAYGDLKRVELAMALAGAPKLLLMDEPTAGMAPAERLELMALTAALVRESGLAVLFTEHDMDVVFGHASRILVLDRGQPIAGGSPAQVRADPRVRAVYLGSEP
- a CDS encoding ABC transporter permease is translated as MSFLLVQCLSGLATAATLFLVSSGLTIVFGVTRIVNFAHGSFYMLGAYVGWSLIERWGSTPLGFWGGVAGSALAVGLLGAVMEVALLRRLYRSPELFQLLATFGVVLVVQDAAAALWGPEDLLGRRAPGLKGSVEILGQPFPLYDLVLVALGPLVLGALWLLFNRTRWGTLVRAATQDREMTAALGVNQATLFTGVLFLGSALAGLGGALQVPREAVTLHMDMAIVVEAFVVVVVGGMGSLPGAFLASLLIGQLQAFGILVFPQITLVLVFLFMAVVLVLRPHGLLGRAEEVPPTAANPGPPLVAATGWRGRAPALLLGLLALAPLAAGDYTLIVLTEMVILALFAASLHLLIGLGGLVSFGHAAWFGLGAYGAALAVKHLAAPMPLALAAAPLLAGAGALAAGWFCVRRSGLYFAMLTLAFAQIVWSVAFQWYEVTGGDNGLLGIWPPGWAAGKPAFYLLTLALCGGALALLRRAAFAPFGYALRAGRDSALRAEAVGIDVRAHQWAAFGLAGAAAGFGGGLYAFAKGSVFPTLLAVPMSVDGLVMVLLGGLQTLSGPVAGAALFHLLEAEVMRLTDLWRLALGVVILALVLAFPKGVVGFLRERMGGGAS